A region of Marnyiella aurantia DNA encodes the following proteins:
- the queA gene encoding tRNA preQ1(34) S-adenosylmethionine ribosyltransferase-isomerase QueA → MKTSDFNFHLPEELLAEHPAEHRDEAKLMVLDRKTQTIEHKLFKDVVDYFDEKDLFIFNNTKVFPARLYGNKEKTGAKIEVFLLRELDKETRVWDVLVDPARKIRIGNKLFFTEDEALVAEVIDNTTSRGRTLRFLYDGSYEEFRAKLKELGETPLPKYIKREVQPEDAERYQTIYAKHEGAVAAPTAGLHFSRHLMKKLEIKGIDFAEVTLHVGLGTFNPIEVEDLSKHKMESEEAIIDQLNADIINKAVEEGRRVCAVGTTTMRALETSVSSNKKIGPYQGWTNKFIFPPHEFGVANAMITNFHTPKSTLLMMIAAFAGKDFLMHAYEEAIKNEYKFYSYGDAMLIL, encoded by the coding sequence ATGAAGACATCAGACTTTAATTTCCACTTGCCGGAAGAACTTCTGGCAGAACATCCTGCAGAACACCGTGACGAAGCCAAGCTTATGGTACTGGACCGTAAGACGCAAACTATCGAGCACAAGCTGTTCAAAGATGTTGTGGATTATTTTGATGAAAAAGACCTGTTCATTTTTAATAATACAAAAGTTTTCCCGGCACGTCTATATGGCAACAAGGAGAAAACAGGAGCCAAAATTGAGGTTTTCCTGCTCAGAGAACTGGATAAGGAAACCCGTGTTTGGGATGTACTTGTAGATCCAGCCAGAAAGATCAGGATTGGTAATAAACTTTTCTTTACTGAAGACGAAGCTTTGGTAGCCGAAGTTATAGACAATACAACTTCCAGAGGCCGGACACTTCGATTTCTTTATGACGGATCCTACGAAGAGTTCCGCGCAAAACTGAAAGAACTGGGTGAAACACCACTTCCAAAATACATCAAGAGAGAAGTACAGCCGGAAGATGCCGAACGTTATCAAACCATCTATGCCAAGCATGAAGGTGCTGTAGCCGCGCCAACCGCAGGTCTTCACTTTTCCAGGCATCTGATGAAGAAGCTGGAGATTAAAGGAATCGATTTCGCTGAAGTTACACTTCATGTAGGCCTGGGAACCTTTAACCCAATCGAGGTTGAGGATTTAAGCAAGCACAAAATGGAATCTGAAGAAGCCATCATTGACCAGCTTAATGCTGATATCATCAATAAGGCTGTAGAAGAGGGCAGAAGAGTTTGCGCCGTAGGTACAACTACAATGCGTGCTCTGGAAACTTCCGTATCTTCAAACAAAAAGATCGGACCGTACCAGGGATGGACCAATAAATTCATCTTCCCACCGCATGAGTTCGGTGTTGCCAATGCAATGATTACGAACTTCCATACGCCAAAATCTACTTTGCTAATGATGATTGCAGCCTTCGCAGGTAAAGATTTCCTGATGCACGCATACGAAGAAGCCATTAAAAACGAGTATAAATTCTACTCCTACGGCGACGCAATGCTTATCCTTTAA
- a CDS encoding four helix bundle protein: MRGNDLLERTFVFGIDCLKFCRKLPSDPEYRLIRFQLGKSATSLGANYEESQAGSSRADFKNKVRISLREARESNYWLRVIKELADHNDDALERLITESIELKKIFGAIVNNTKI; this comes from the coding sequence ATGAGAGGCAATGACTTGCTGGAGCGTACTTTTGTATTCGGAATTGACTGTTTAAAGTTTTGTAGAAAACTTCCATCTGATCCGGAATACAGGCTGATACGTTTCCAACTCGGAAAATCTGCTACTTCACTTGGTGCGAATTACGAAGAATCTCAGGCTGGTTCATCCAGAGCAGATTTTAAAAATAAGGTCAGAATTTCTCTGCGCGAAGCCAGAGAATCCAATTATTGGCTTCGGGTCATCAAAGAACTTGCTGATCATAATGATGATGCTTTAGAAAGGCTCATAACAGAAAGCATCGAGCTCAAGAAAATTTTTGGTGCAATAGTAAATAATACAAAGATTTAA
- the rlmN gene encoding 23S rRNA (adenine(2503)-C(2))-methyltransferase RlmN, with product MKDIRTLSLEELQNYFVTLGEKPFRAKQVYDWLWSKNLHSIDEMTNLSRELRERIAQEYTINPISVDLLQKSKDGTIKNGVKLHDGLLVESVLIPTESRTTACVSSQVGCSLNCEFCATARLKRMRNLEVAEIVDQVALIDQQSKTYFDRPLSNIVFMGMGEPMMNYKNVVEAIKKITEPEGMGMSPRRITVSTSGIPKMIRMLADEDLRVKLALSLHSAIEEKRNEIMPFSDKFPLTDIMDALQYWYQKTGNTVTYEYCVWKGINDKDEDIKALIRYCKQVSSKVNLIQYNPIGDGKYDQCNKEAEDNYVRQLEKAGITVLIRRSRGGDIDAACGQLANKSSE from the coding sequence ATGAAGGACATCCGCACCTTATCCCTGGAAGAACTGCAAAACTATTTCGTCACCCTTGGCGAAAAGCCTTTCCGTGCAAAACAGGTCTACGACTGGCTGTGGAGCAAAAACCTGCATTCCATTGACGAAATGACCAATCTTTCCCGCGAACTTAGGGAAAGGATTGCGCAGGAATATACAATTAATCCAATTTCAGTAGATCTTCTGCAGAAATCGAAGGACGGAACCATTAAGAACGGTGTGAAACTACATGACGGACTTCTGGTGGAATCTGTGCTTATACCTACTGAGAGCCGTACTACGGCCTGTGTATCCTCACAGGTTGGATGTTCACTGAACTGCGAGTTCTGTGCAACGGCCAGATTGAAAAGAATGCGCAACCTTGAAGTGGCAGAAATCGTAGATCAGGTAGCTCTTATTGACCAGCAAAGTAAGACCTACTTTGACAGACCTCTTTCCAATATCGTCTTTATGGGCATGGGCGAGCCCATGATGAACTACAAGAATGTGGTGGAAGCCATCAAAAAGATCACTGAACCCGAAGGAATGGGTATGTCGCCGCGGCGTATTACTGTTTCTACTTCCGGGATTCCGAAGATGATCAGAATGCTTGCGGATGAAGATCTACGGGTGAAACTGGCACTGTCGCTGCATTCAGCCATCGAAGAAAAGCGAAATGAGATTATGCCGTTTTCGGATAAGTTCCCGCTTACGGACATTATGGACGCGCTGCAATATTGGTATCAGAAAACCGGAAATACAGTTACCTATGAATATTGCGTCTGGAAAGGAATCAACGACAAAGATGAGGATATAAAGGCACTGATCCGGTACTGCAAACAGGTGTCTTCCAAAGTCAATCTGATTCAGTACAACCCGATTGGCGATGGCAAATACGACCAGTGTAACAAAGAGGCCGAGGACAATTATGTGCGTCAGCTGGAGAAAGCTGGTATTACCGTGCTGATCCGGAGAAGCAGGGGTGGAGATATTGATGCCGCCTGTGGGCAGTTGGCCAATAAATCCAGTGAGTAA
- a CDS encoding YoaK family protein gives MFIHRGKARTEKHNLAIASLLGFVAGLVNVVGFLSVKKLTTNVTGHFAFFVDEAFQQKIVQAFHTGLYIFFFFAGAFFASLLVEFYTRRRENLIYIIPALTEAFILGAIALSGTLLIQQNPDIIAFALLFAMGLQNALVTRISNAVVRTTHLTGLFTDMGIEFAQLFFYKGKSRRQKLLKSIRLRLTIIWMFFAGGVTGGLLYSSWGFRALLLGSFLLLGGLLFDFIKIRLVLMRPKI, from the coding sequence ATGTTTATCCACCGCGGTAAAGCCCGTACTGAAAAGCACAATCTGGCTATTGCCTCACTTCTGGGATTTGTAGCAGGATTGGTTAATGTGGTCGGATTTTTATCTGTAAAGAAACTTACAACCAATGTTACGGGGCATTTTGCATTCTTTGTTGATGAAGCTTTCCAGCAAAAGATCGTTCAGGCATTCCATACAGGCCTATATATTTTCTTCTTCTTTGCCGGTGCGTTTTTCGCCAGTCTGCTGGTAGAATTTTATACGCGCCGACGCGAAAATCTCATCTATATAATTCCGGCACTTACCGAAGCCTTTATTCTTGGAGCAATAGCTCTGTCGGGTACGCTGTTGATACAGCAAAATCCCGATATTATAGCCTTTGCGCTGCTGTTTGCTATGGGACTACAGAATGCCTTGGTTACAAGAATTTCTAATGCAGTTGTCCGAACGACACACCTGACCGGTCTGTTTACGGATATGGGAATTGAATTTGCGCAGCTGTTTTTCTACAAAGGAAAATCCAGGCGGCAGAAACTGCTGAAATCAATTCGCTTGCGTCTGACGATTATCTGGATGTTCTTCGCAGGCGGTGTTACAGGTGGATTGCTGTACAGCTCATGGGGATTCAGGGCACTCTTGCTGGGTAGTTTTTTACTTTTGGGCGGACTGCTTTTTGACTTTATTAAGATTAGATTAGTTCTTATGAGACCAAAAATATGA
- a CDS encoding YncE family protein: MRGIFTIILLVTFASMQAQKVNFLTLSKYRVSTLADVLRENSGLTFYDGKLYTLNDGGNTADIFVIDPFTGKVETIINSPLGNTDWEAIATDSTYLYIGDFGNNAGSRTDLKLLKMPHDKSQAADSTKTIGFYYPEQTDFRSRLHNNDFDAEAMIFLNANLHIFTKGWTSGSTTHYIVDPAFYEGQAAQKVSRYKTGFLVTDAAYYNKRLYLVGYTKKAEVFLSIFTESRPGIFFNKEPQKYYLGTAFSVGQVEGVEVNDQGIYISSEAFRTPLGVVKQGLYFVPHSKIKAGK, from the coding sequence ATGAGAGGGATATTCACTATTATCCTGCTGGTGACTTTTGCGTCCATGCAGGCCCAAAAAGTTAATTTCCTGACACTCAGTAAATACAGAGTCAGCACGCTGGCCGATGTACTAAGGGAGAATTCTGGTCTTACATTTTATGACGGAAAACTTTATACGCTGAATGACGGTGGGAACACCGCGGATATCTTCGTCATTGATCCCTTCACAGGAAAAGTGGAAACGATCATCAACTCTCCACTCGGGAATACGGATTGGGAGGCAATAGCTACAGATTCCACCTATCTGTATATTGGCGATTTTGGAAATAATGCGGGTTCGCGTACAGATTTGAAGTTATTAAAAATGCCTCACGACAAAAGCCAAGCTGCCGATTCCACAAAGACCATAGGTTTTTACTATCCTGAACAGACGGATTTCAGATCACGCCTTCACAATAATGATTTCGATGCCGAGGCAATGATCTTTCTTAACGCAAATCTACATATATTCACCAAAGGGTGGACTTCGGGATCAACAACACATTATATTGTAGACCCTGCATTTTATGAAGGTCAGGCCGCACAAAAAGTATCGCGTTACAAAACAGGTTTTCTTGTGACCGATGCTGCTTATTATAATAAAAGGCTCTATCTGGTGGGATACACTAAGAAGGCTGAAGTGTTTTTGAGTATCTTCACAGAATCCAGACCGGGAATTTTCTTTAATAAAGAACCTCAAAAATACTACCTGGGAACAGCCTTTTCCGTAGGTCAGGTTGAAGGTGTAGAAGTAAATGACCAAGGAATTTACATTTCATCAGAAGCATTCCGTACTCCGTTGGGTGTTGTAAAACAGGGCCTGTACTTTGTGCCTCATTCAAAAATAAAAGCCGGAAAATAG
- a CDS encoding peptidoglycan DD-metalloendopeptidase family protein: MKTKILTLGLFAALQFAAAQTGGGEFKFESTECLSPEARASIQKMIQTNQKKLVQEGKLASKNALLAPLFIWPVKKSTNAPYNEVWSISNYVDHNSAYPNQVQDYNCGTRTYDTAGGYNHAGIDIFTWPFGWYQMDHNEAEVIAAAPGVIVAKGNGQYDRNCAFNNLTWNAVYVQHSDGSIAWYGHLKNNSLTSKSIGQSVNAGEYLGVVGSSGNSTGPHLHFEVYNSNSQLVDPYQGPCNTWTSATQSWWQVQKNYNNPKINSVSSHSGEVILNNGCGVQESTLFKSQFSTGEGVYIYTFLSDIATGSPVNIQLFRPDNSVAYNQTFNMPQFYSASYWYWNFIPATFNQTGNWKAQITAGGFTQMHTFSYGVLATAEHAPKGSHIKILNPVRNQELQIEYQGKSSQEFTMEIYSMEGKLVKSGKVFLREGVNKLTFEAPKGNYIFKISSDSFEESFKILNY, translated from the coding sequence ATGAAAACAAAAATTTTAACATTAGGACTGTTTGCTGCCCTGCAGTTTGCGGCGGCGCAAACCGGCGGCGGCGAATTTAAGTTTGAGAGTACCGAATGTCTGTCTCCAGAGGCGCGGGCCTCCATTCAGAAAATGATACAGACCAATCAAAAGAAACTTGTACAGGAAGGTAAGTTAGCATCTAAAAATGCGCTTCTAGCACCACTTTTTATCTGGCCGGTTAAGAAAAGCACCAATGCTCCCTATAATGAGGTATGGAGTATTTCCAATTATGTAGACCATAATTCAGCATATCCAAATCAGGTTCAGGATTATAACTGCGGAACCAGGACGTATGACACTGCTGGCGGATATAATCACGCAGGTATCGACATCTTTACCTGGCCGTTCGGCTGGTATCAGATGGATCATAATGAAGCGGAAGTAATAGCGGCGGCTCCCGGAGTGATTGTCGCGAAGGGTAACGGACAGTACGACAGAAACTGCGCCTTCAATAACCTTACATGGAATGCGGTGTATGTTCAGCACAGCGACGGCAGTATTGCCTGGTACGGACACCTGAAAAACAATTCCCTTACTTCCAAGAGCATTGGTCAGAGTGTAAATGCAGGCGAATATCTGGGAGTTGTGGGCAGTTCTGGTAATTCTACCGGCCCGCATCTGCATTTCGAAGTCTACAACAGCAATAGCCAACTCGTAGATCCCTATCAGGGGCCATGTAATACGTGGACTTCGGCCACACAGTCGTGGTGGCAGGTTCAGAAAAATTATAATAATCCAAAAATCAATTCCGTATCCAGCCACAGCGGCGAAGTAATTCTGAATAACGGATGTGGGGTTCAGGAATCCACTCTTTTCAAAAGCCAGTTCAGTACAGGAGAAGGAGTCTATATTTACACATTCCTTTCGGATATAGCGACTGGTTCACCCGTAAATATACAGTTATTCCGTCCCGACAATTCTGTGGCGTACAACCAAACCTTCAACATGCCTCAGTTTTACAGTGCTTCATACTGGTACTGGAACTTTATTCCAGCGACATTTAACCAGACTGGAAACTGGAAGGCACAGATTACTGCAGGCGGGTTCACACAAATGCACACGTTCAGCTATGGCGTGCTGGCAACTGCGGAACATGCTCCTAAGGGTTCTCATATAAAAATATTGAATCCGGTGAGGAATCAGGAACTGCAGATCGAATACCAGGGAAAATCCAGCCAGGAATTCACTATGGAAATCTACTCGATGGAAGGCAAGCTGGTTAAATCCGGAAAGGTATTTTTAAGAGAGGGTGTAAACAAATTGACTTTTGAAGCGCCAAAAGGAAACTATATATTCAAGATCTCCTCCGATAGCTTTGAGGAAAGTTTTAAAATCCTTAATTATTAA
- a CDS encoding polyprenyl synthetase family protein yields the protein MANIVEEIKKPIAQEMKLFEKKFYESMQSNVPLLDKVTRFIVTTKGKQMRPMFVFLCARLVGSVNEKTFRGASMIELIHTATLVHDDVVDESFKRRNFFSINALWKNKIAVLVGDYLLSKSVLLSTDHKDFDLLSVIARTIREMSEGELLQLEKARKLDITEDVYYEIIRQKTATLIAACCEIGVLSNNADEHMAKKMMEFGTFTGMAFQIKDDLFDYLSSNFIGKPVGIDIKEQKMTLPLIHTLKTASEKDRKYFFNTIKRYNNDKVRVKELIEFVKSSGGLDYAMGVMKDFQLKAKNILNEFPDSEAKHSLHLMLDYVIERKF from the coding sequence TTGGCCAATATTGTAGAAGAAATTAAGAAACCGATTGCACAGGAGATGAAACTTTTTGAAAAAAAGTTTTATGAATCCATGCAAAGCAATGTTCCACTGCTAGACAAAGTAACCCGTTTTATAGTTACCACAAAAGGGAAGCAGATGAGGCCTATGTTTGTTTTTCTGTGCGCACGGCTGGTGGGCTCGGTAAATGAAAAAACCTTTCGCGGAGCATCGATGATAGAACTGATTCACACTGCAACACTCGTACACGACGATGTGGTGGACGAAAGCTTTAAACGCCGAAACTTTTTCTCCATAAATGCCCTCTGGAAAAATAAGATCGCTGTGCTTGTGGGTGATTATCTTCTTTCCAAGTCGGTACTTCTTTCCACGGATCACAAAGATTTTGATCTTCTTTCCGTTATTGCCAGAACTATCCGCGAAATGAGTGAGGGTGAACTTCTGCAACTGGAGAAAGCCCGTAAGCTGGATATCACCGAGGATGTCTATTATGAAATAATTCGCCAGAAAACGGCTACACTTATAGCGGCATGCTGTGAAATAGGTGTACTTTCGAATAATGCTGATGAGCATATGGCGAAAAAAATGATGGAATTCGGCACCTTTACCGGGATGGCCTTTCAGATTAAAGACGACCTTTTTGATTATCTTTCTTCCAATTTCATCGGCAAACCGGTGGGCATCGATATTAAAGAACAGAAAATGACTCTGCCTTTAATTCATACTCTGAAAACAGCCTCCGAGAAAGACCGTAAGTACTTCTTCAACACGATTAAACGCTATAACAATGACAAAGTTCGTGTGAAGGAACTTATTGAGTTTGTTAAAAGTTCAGGCGGTCTGGACTATGCAATGGGTGTGATGAAGGATTTCCAGCTTAAAGCGAAAAACATTCTGAATGAATTTCCGGATTCCGAGGCCAAACATTCACTCCATCTAATGCTGGACTATGTGATTGAAAGAAAATTCTAG
- a CDS encoding C1 family peptidase, giving the protein MAKLTFAKLREDLIAKNATWTAMETAVSKLPDLKRKALLGVELPAGFKMPAATASVSAGAPLAGLPTKVDWRNRNGNHVTAVKQQGGCGSCVSFCCVAVTESMASIEHGQLLDLSEADSHFCSSHGASCGGWWHDQCFDQIKSRGVCDEAYNPYTSAFSGNDIWNGTPSCKSGADRNSRAVKITNIHTVSTVPAAKQYLANSGPLAAIMEVYTDFFNYSSGVYKKVSGVLEGLHCVQVIGYDDAAQCWICKNSWGANNFGEAGFFKIAYGQCKIDDYPKMGCTGVKLPKTKGWKGYESLGGKITSKPNAVSWGANRIDVVARGLDSAVHHRWWNGSAWLGWESLGGLIHGAPAISSWGTGRLDIFAVGTDYQLYHKWFQGGWSSWESLGGQLSSEPTAVSWGPNRIDIFARGTDSALWHMWWDGAWHGWESLGGVITSAPTVCSWASGRLDIFARGTDNKLWHRWFDGGWSNWENMGGELFDSPGAVSWGKNRIDIFYPGRSYRMMHRWWDGSNWSGEEDLGGKLSSGVGVSSWAANRLDCFVSGMDSAMHHKWYD; this is encoded by the coding sequence ATGGCAAAATTAACCTTTGCAAAATTAAGGGAAGACCTTATTGCAAAAAATGCTACGTGGACTGCAATGGAAACTGCAGTTTCCAAACTCCCCGACTTGAAAAGAAAAGCACTGCTGGGCGTGGAACTTCCTGCAGGTTTCAAAATGCCTGCAGCGACAGCTTCCGTGTCCGCGGGTGCGCCGCTGGCCGGACTGCCCACAAAGGTAGATTGGCGCAACAGAAACGGAAACCATGTCACTGCTGTAAAGCAACAGGGCGGTTGTGGTAGTTGTGTATCCTTTTGCTGTGTGGCAGTTACCGAATCAATGGCATCCATAGAACATGGACAACTGCTGGATCTTTCTGAAGCCGATTCGCATTTTTGCTCTTCACACGGGGCTTCCTGCGGTGGCTGGTGGCACGACCAGTGCTTTGATCAGATTAAGAGCCGTGGTGTTTGCGACGAGGCTTACAATCCATATACTTCTGCGTTTTCTGGTAATGACATCTGGAACGGGACGCCTTCCTGCAAATCAGGTGCAGACCGAAACTCAAGAGCGGTTAAAATAACCAATATTCACACAGTCTCCACAGTACCAGCCGCAAAGCAGTACCTAGCCAATAGTGGACCTTTGGCCGCTATTATGGAAGTTTATACAGACTTCTTCAATTACAGTTCAGGTGTTTACAAAAAAGTATCAGGTGTCCTGGAAGGTTTACATTGCGTACAGGTAATAGGCTATGACGATGCTGCCCAATGCTGGATTTGCAAAAATTCATGGGGAGCCAATAATTTTGGTGAAGCTGGCTTTTTTAAAATTGCTTATGGACAATGTAAGATTGATGATTATCCCAAAATGGGCTGTACCGGTGTAAAATTACCAAAAACTAAAGGCTGGAAAGGTTATGAAAGCCTGGGGGGAAAAATTACCAGTAAACCAAATGCGGTATCCTGGGGTGCGAACCGAATTGATGTTGTGGCCCGTGGTTTAGACAGTGCTGTACACCACAGATGGTGGAACGGATCAGCCTGGCTCGGCTGGGAAAGTTTGGGCGGACTGATACACGGTGCTCCTGCAATAAGCTCGTGGGGTACAGGCAGATTAGATATTTTCGCGGTGGGAACCGATTACCAGTTATACCATAAATGGTTTCAGGGCGGCTGGAGCTCATGGGAATCCCTCGGAGGACAGCTTTCCAGTGAACCTACCGCAGTGAGTTGGGGACCAAACAGAATTGATATTTTTGCAAGAGGAACGGACTCCGCATTGTGGCACATGTGGTGGGACGGTGCCTGGCACGGCTGGGAAAGCCTGGGCGGGGTAATCACTTCTGCTCCGACAGTCTGTTCCTGGGCGAGCGGAAGACTGGATATTTTTGCGAGAGGAACTGACAATAAACTTTGGCACCGGTGGTTTGACGGTGGTTGGAGCAACTGGGAAAACATGGGTGGCGAACTCTTCGACAGTCCGGGTGCAGTGTCGTGGGGTAAAAACAGGATTGATATATTTTATCCGGGACGTTCTTACCGTATGATGCATCGCTGGTGGGACGGATCCAACTGGAGCGGTGAGGAAGATTTGGGTGGAAAACTTTCCAGCGGCGTGGGTGTAAGTTCATGGGCTGCCAACCGGCTGGACTGCTTCGTAAGCGGCATGGATTCAGCTATGCACCACAAATGGTATGACTAG
- a CDS encoding alpha-ketoacid dehydrogenase subunit alpha/beta, whose protein sequence is METTYIETQQISFQDFKKSVIEDYKLGRISREMSYLGRREVLTGKAKFGIFGDGKELPQLAMAKVFRNGDFRSGYYRDQTFAMAIEAVTVESFFAQLYADTSIEREPASAGRQMNGHYATRSLNEDGSWKNLMEQKNISSDISPTAGQMPRLLGLALASKVYKSVKFEGSEKFSNEGNEVAFGTIGDASTAEGHFWEALNAACALQVPMIVSIWDDGYGISVPTHNQRAKADISEMLSGFQRKDGENQGCEIIQVKAWDYPSLLDAYARAEHFARTESVPVVVHVIEVTQPQGHSTSGSHERYKNEERLQWEGEFDGLSKFRQWILEYSIDIEGNEEQLATVEELEMIDDEAKKFVKEGQKKAWENYQKPILDLKTTVLPLVEALQTKHSEIEAETAKFGKIIAVAKKDIFHLVRKALFISRGTDSAERQALETKYNEIFAVEKDNYSSHLYSQSEWKATNVKEVAPIITENSETVDGRVVVRNNFDKIFEKYPETLVFGEDAGNIGDVNQGLEGLQEKYGELRIADTGIREATILGQGIGLAMRGLRPIAEIQYLDYILYCLQGMSDDLATVQYRTRGGQKAPVIIRTRGHRLEGVWHSGSPMAGIINLSKGILVLVPRNLTKAAGFYNTMLQSDEPAVIVECLNGYRLKEKQPENLGEFTVPVGKIEVTKEGSDVTIVTYGSTWRLVMDAAEELEKVGISAEVIDVQSLIPFDLSHEIAKSVKKTNRLVVIDEDVEGGTSAFIMQQVMEKQKAFRYLDADPLTICAENHRPAYASDGDYFSKPSVDDMVEKVYRVFNESNPAKFPGI, encoded by the coding sequence ATGGAAACCACCTATATTGAAACTCAGCAAATATCCTTTCAGGACTTTAAAAAGTCTGTTATTGAAGATTATAAATTAGGCCGTATATCCCGTGAGATGTCGTATCTGGGTCGCCGCGAAGTGCTAACAGGAAAGGCGAAATTCGGAATCTTTGGTGATGGAAAGGAGTTGCCGCAGTTGGCAATGGCCAAGGTTTTCAGGAATGGTGACTTCCGGTCAGGCTACTACAGGGACCAGACTTTTGCGATGGCTATTGAGGCGGTTACGGTTGAAAGCTTTTTTGCTCAACTGTACGCAGATACAAGCATAGAACGTGAACCTGCATCCGCGGGCAGACAGATGAACGGTCACTATGCCACCAGAAGTTTAAATGAAGACGGTTCCTGGAAAAACCTGATGGAGCAGAAGAATATCTCTTCAGATATCTCTCCAACAGCAGGACAAATGCCAAGGCTTTTGGGGCTTGCACTGGCTTCCAAAGTATATAAATCGGTAAAGTTTGAAGGGTCTGAAAAATTTTCCAATGAAGGTAACGAAGTGGCTTTCGGTACTATTGGTGATGCATCTACTGCTGAGGGCCACTTTTGGGAAGCATTGAATGCCGCTTGTGCGCTTCAAGTACCTATGATTGTCTCCATCTGGGATGATGGCTACGGAATCTCGGTACCTACTCATAACCAACGGGCTAAGGCAGATATTTCTGAAATGCTGTCAGGTTTCCAAAGAAAAGACGGCGAAAACCAGGGGTGTGAAATCATTCAGGTAAAAGCCTGGGATTACCCTTCATTGTTGGATGCTTACGCAAGAGCTGAGCATTTTGCCAGAACGGAAAGTGTACCGGTAGTTGTTCATGTGATAGAAGTTACGCAGCCTCAGGGTCACTCTACATCCGGTTCGCACGAGAGATATAAAAATGAGGAAAGACTGCAGTGGGAAGGAGAGTTTGACGGTTTAAGTAAGTTTCGCCAGTGGATCCTGGAGTATTCTATTGATATTGAAGGAAATGAGGAGCAGCTTGCTACAGTAGAAGAACTGGAAATGATTGATGACGAAGCGAAAAAGTTCGTGAAGGAAGGTCAGAAAAAAGCATGGGAAAACTATCAGAAACCTATTCTTGATCTAAAGACCACTGTACTTCCTTTGGTTGAAGCCCTTCAGACAAAGCATTCGGAAATTGAAGCGGAAACTGCTAAGTTCGGGAAAATCATTGCAGTTGCGAAAAAAGATATATTCCATTTGGTACGTAAGGCTCTGTTCATCAGTCGTGGAACTGATTCAGCAGAAAGACAGGCACTTGAAACTAAGTACAATGAAATATTTGCTGTGGAAAAGGATAATTATTCCTCACACCTTTACTCACAGTCCGAATGGAAAGCTACTAATGTTAAAGAGGTCGCACCAATCATTACTGAAAACTCCGAAACGGTAGACGGCCGTGTAGTAGTTAGAAACAACTTCGACAAAATATTTGAAAAGTATCCCGAAACCCTTGTTTTTGGAGAGGATGCAGGTAATATCGGCGATGTAAACCAAGGTTTGGAAGGACTTCAGGAAAAATATGGTGAACTTAGAATAGCTGATACCGGTATTCGTGAAGCTACGATTCTGGGTCAGGGAATCGGTCTTGCCATGCGCGGACTGAGACCAATAGCCGAAATTCAGTATCTGGATTATATCCTTTACTGTCTGCAGGGAATGAGCGATGACCTCGCCACCGTGCAGTACAGAACCCGTGGCGGCCAAAAAGCGCCGGTAATCATCCGTACCCGTGGACACAGACTGGAAGGTGTTTGGCATTCAGGATCGCCAATGGCAGGAATCATCAACCTTTCAAAAGGAATTCTTGTATTAGTTCCGCGTAACCTTACCAAAGCGGCAGGATTCTACAATACGATGCTGCAGAGTGACGAGCCTGCTGTAATTGTGGAATGTCTGAACGGTTACCGCCTGAAGGAAAAGCAGCCTGAGAACCTTGGCGAATTTACAGTACCGGTAGGAAAGATTGAGGTTACAAAAGAAGGTTCGGATGTTACTATTGTTACCTACGGATCTACATGGAGACTGGTAATGGATGCTGCAGAAGAATTGGAGAAAGTAGGTATTTCTGCAGAAGTAATTGATGTACAGTCACTGATTCCCTTCGATTTAAGTCATGAAATTGCGAAAAGTGTTAAAAAGACAAACCGTTTGGTAGTAATTGATGAGGACGTAGAAGGTGGAACCTCTGCCTTTATCATGCAGCAGGTAATGGAGAAGCAGAAAGCCTTCAGATATCTTGATGCAGATCCGTTAACTATCTGTGCCGAAAATCACAGACCGGCCTACGCCAGCGACGGTGACTACTTCAGTAAGCCAAGCGTGGATGATATGGTAGAGAAAGTCTACAGAGTATTTAACGAGAGTAATCCGGCTAAATTTCCCGGAATATAA